TTACTCCCATGCAGACTTGGCCTGCATTCAAAAATGCTCCGTTTATTATTCCTTTTACAGCCTTGTCGATATCTGCATCATTTAAAATGATTACTGGATCGTTTCCGCCGAGTTCCAATGTGACCTTTTTCATTCCTGCTTTCTGTGAAATCATCATTCCGGTGGTTACGCTTCCGGTGAATGATATTTTGTCGATGCCCTCTGAGCAAACCAGATAATCCCCTATTTCTGAGCCATAACCTGTGACAACATTAACGACACCTGCAGGAAATTCCTCATTCAATAGTTCGCAGAACTTAATTACTGTTAATGGAGCTTCTGTTGGTGGTTTTACAATTACGGTGTTCTTACAGGCAATGGCCGGTGCAATCTTGTGAATTGTCAGGTTTAGAGGATAATTAAATGGAGTTATGGCCGCAACTACGCCTAACGGCACCTTTTGTGTGAATGCAAAAAATCCCTTACCGTTCAGACCAGCATCCAACGGCACGCTTTCACCATAGATTCTTTTTGCTTCTTCAGCTGAAAGACGTAATGTCTCTATAGACCTGTCAACTTCGACCAATGATTCAATAATCGGTTTTCCAACTTCCAGAGTCAATAATTCTGCAAATTCCCCACGTCTTTCTTCCAATTTTTCAACAACATTAAACAATTTATTTGAAACTTTAAAAGCTGACATTTCAACCAGCGCATCTTTAGCCTTATTCGCTTCAGCGATTGCCAAATCTGCAGTTTGCCTGTGGGCAATCGGAACTGTATCAATTACCTCACCATCATATGGGTTTTTAACTTCCAACAAATCATCGCTTGAAATGTGCTTTCCACCAATCAACATGTCCATCTTATCACCTTAATTAATATTTTATATTATGAAATAATAAATATTGACTATGGAAACAAATCGCTTTGAAACATTTTTCGATGCAATCATTGCAATCGTGATAACCGTTTTGGTTTTAAAAATTCCGCAACCCGCAAGTCCTACATTAGATGCCTTTCTGGAACTGCAAACAATGTATGTGGCCTATTTAATAAGCTTTTTAATCTTATATAATCTATGGTATGCCAACCACAATTTATTCCAGCTTGTCGATACGATAGACAACACCACCCTCTGGATTTACGGAATAATGACCTTTGTGATATCGCTCATACCTTATTTTACGATTTGGCTAGCAAACAACGTTTACTCACAGGCTGCGGAAACCATGTTTGGAGTGATATTCTTAGTAACCCACATACTAAATACATTGGCTACAAGAGCCGTTTATAGAAGCAACCCATATAATAAAAACCTGCAAAAAATCAACCACAATTCGTATTATTTAAATCTCCCAGTCATATTAATAGTTATCGGGTTTATTTTAACATACACAGTTTATCGGCCAGGAATCTATATTGCCTGCCTTGGCTCCATTGTTTTATGGATTATAATCGGCAGATTGATAAGGAGGGATAATTATGAAGACTGAAAGGTTTGAAGCGTTGATTGATGCAATTTTAGCAATCATCATTACAATCATCGTTTTGGAAATCCCCCTTGCAAGCAACGGCAGTTGGCAAGCTCTTTTTGATATAAAGTATGAATTTGCAATATATGCAATTAGTTTCATGATCTGCTTTAACTTCTGGAATTTTAACAACAACATTTTCAGCATAGTAAATAAAATCGATTACAAGGTCATCTGGACAATGGGGCTTACATTATTCGTATTTTCCCTGCTCCCTTACTTGACAACATTCGTTGCTGAAAATTTTTATCTGTTCTTCCCGCAATTCCTATACGGCTTATGCTTCATCATAACTGCAGTTCTTTCTTTATTAATTAGCAAATTCCTAAAAGACACAGATCCTGCAAACATCGCCCTGCAACTTGCATTAGACAAACATTATGCAATATACGGGACAATAATTTGCGTTGCAATTGGAATGATAATCGGATACTTCATCTATCCTCCCGCAGTAATGATATGCTGCCTGATTTCAATATTGGGAGTATGGTGCATACCAAAAATTCAATGCCATTTATCATGATGAGAGGAGCATTTCAAGTGTAAAGACTTGAAATGGCCAATTTTTTTAAACTACACAACAAACTTCCTTTTTTCAATGATTTAATTGTTATTTGGACATGTTAAGAATTCCAACCTAGAAAATCAAAAAATAAGAAAACTGATTTTTCCAATTTGGAAATTTGGAAAAAATATGGAGTTACTATCACCTAAAATTATTACAATAACTTAACCTGAATGATTTAAGTTAAGAAATATTGATTACTTCAAAAAGAATTTCAAGTTTCAACATGAATTAACAATACTTTGGAAAAATTACATGCTTTTAATTGAATATTCAGTGAAAAAATAATTTTTCAAAAAACCATGCCAATTGATGAATTCGAAATTCGTCAATGATAATACCCCCATCATGTGCAAAATTAAAATTTCAACGAAAAATTTCAACGAATCCTTTTAAGTGAAAAAAATGTTTAATCATCAATTGTTGAATTGAATCCATTGAAATTAATAGGGATGATAAAAAATAAAATGAAAATGAAGAGTTATTAGAAAAAAATTCAATTCAAGAAAAAAGCCGAAAATACTTAAATTCTAAAAAGGTCCCCTTAAACGACATAAACAATTGAAAATTTGAATCTTTGTCGTGAGAGATATGTCAAATATGTGAAAATCAAACAAGTTCAAAAAAATCTATTTGAAATATTTTTCCAAATTGTTTAGCTGATTATTAAATTCCCTAACCTCTTTTGATGAGATTTCACCACTCAAATCAGAGATGTAATTATTATACATGTAAATGGCCAATAAGACAACGACCATAATTCCGCCAAACAGCAATATGAACTCTGCTGATGCCTGTCCGTTATCATCCACTAGAATCCCCCCATAAGCAGACTTCCACCAAAGGCAGATATGAAATAGAATATTCCAAAAGCCGCTGCAGCAAGAGGCAGTGAAAACTTGATTCCTTTCTTAACGTCCCCATACATTATTATGCTGATTATGAAACCAACTAGAATAGAGTGGATTATCAAATAAATCTCGCCTGCCAAAGGTGCAGTTAGAATAATCTCCGATTCCATTCCATAGCTTTGCATAAACTCCGAATAGACTCCGACCATCCCTATTGCAAACGGCGTTGCAATAACTGCCGAGATTAACAGAAACATTACAGACATCATGACAGATGATTTTCTCTCACGTTTAATGGCAAGCAAATCGCGCAAATCATCAGACAAATCCAAAAGTACATTGGAAATGCTTGACCCGCTCTTACGACCATCCAAAATAATTCCAAAAATTCTCTCCAACTCTTTTGATTTTAAACGTTTGCTCATTGCTGTCCATGCTTCATCAAAATTTCGACCCATACGGATTTCAATTATTGTTCTGCGCATTTCGTCAAAGAGCGGCCCTTCCCCATACTGTGACATGTCATCCATTGCGTTTTCAAAACTCAGTCCGACCTGCAGCATGCTTGACAATTGCCTTAAAAAGTCAGGAGCAGTCTTTTCGATTTCCTGTGCCCGTTTTTCCTGCTGGACAATAACATACGTGAAAAGGCCAGGAATGACAAAAAGTGGCAAGATTAATACAGACACCGGCAGGTTTAAAAGTGTTAATATTAATGCCAATACAATTTCTGCCACCAAAATGAAAATTATGAGTATGGCTAAAACTTTACTTGCATCAGTAAAAATAGCTCCACTCAGCAAAAATTCCTGCAATTTGGATAGATAGTTTTCAGGTATAAAATTGTCCAAAAATATTGCTAAATCATCAATTATTTTGAATTTCATAAAATAAAATTAGACTTAAAAGCATATAAAGTGTTTGTTATTTTCTAAATCAATTTTACAAGGTAAAGACAATATTTAAAACCTTAAACTATTTTTCTTGTATTTCGAATATTCCTCGCAACAATATTAAAAGTCGAAATCAATGTTAATCTCAAACAAATTCTCGGTTTGTGCCAGTGTATTTACCAATCTTTCATCCAAATCGGCATTATTGTCCTTGAAATCGATTTCACCAAATTCCTCTCGAACCTGAAAAGCCAACTGGTCTTTATCCAAACTAAATTCTAAATCGTCGTCACCCGTATTTCCCCGAGCATCAATTCTAATCCATTTATCCCCATTGAAAACAGTATTTAAAGCATGAACAATGTGGCCCTGACTGTCGTCCTCGGCAATTGTCAGAAGCTGATAGCTGATTCCTGACGGAATTCCGTTTGCCCTTAGAAGTGCTGCAAGAAGACATGATTTTGCCCAGCATATTCCAGTTTTATTTATCAATGCTTCGCTAGCAGTTCTTGAAACGGTATTTACTCCAATATCCCATGAGTGAGGAATTTCATCCTTAACAAAGAAATAGCATCTTTTGATATAATCGGCTTCATCAGTTGACTGATTTTTTAATTCACAAACCTTTTCCTGAATATGAGGATTCATATAATCAATACTTGGTGTTTCAGTTAAATATTTGTCCATAAACGTCACCTAAAACTTATATGGGAAATTCACTTATTTTTAAATTCCAATTGTAACCCTTGTGCTAAAATTGGTTCGGATATCTAATATCCTTCATTTTCAAGTTTGATCAACCATTATACAATAGCAAAACATATATTATCAACTGTAATATATTAGCTAATGTATTACAAATGATAATATCTAAACCATATATTACATATCACAATACATTTAGTGTGTATTGTAATCAATAATATGTTTTCCAACACTTAAAAAAACTACCAATTTTAGATGAATCAAAACCACAGTTCATCATACCATCATAATGGAGACCCTCCGTTAAGACAACTCATCGTAGAGCGGTCCTTCTCCGTACTGAGACATATCTTCCATTGCATTTTCGAAGCTTAATCCAACCTGTAACATGCTTGAAAGCTGCCTTAAAAAGTCAGGTGCAGTTTTTTCAATTTCCTGAGCTCGTTTTTCCTGCTGGACAATGACATATGTGAAAAGAATAGGAATTGAAAAAAAGGGCAATATTAACACAGAAATAGGCAAATTTAGAATCGATAATGTTAATGCTAAAGCAACTTCACCTACCAATATAAAAATTATAATTATAGCTAAAACTTTACTTGCCTCTGTAAAAATAGTTCCACCAATCAAAAATTCCTGTAATCTAGATAAATACTTTTAAAAAATGATATTGTCCAAAAATATAGCTAAATCATTTATTATTTTAAATTTCATAAAATACATTAGACTTAAAAGCATATAAAGTGTTTGTCGTGTTTAAAAGCAATTTTACAAAGTGAAAACAAACTGAAAAAAAATAAAAAAAGAATTAAATAACCATGAAGATTATTTAATTGAGTTTATGATTGTACTTACTGGATTGTCAGCTCCTTCAGGCGCTGTTTCAGATGAAGGAATAGTGAATGTAATTATACATTGGTCATCCCCAACAGAGAAAACATATGTCATGACAGTATAATCATTTTTTTCATAATTCTGTTGACGAACCTCTTTGCTACCCACGGAATAGGTATCTTCACCTATAAATTTGTAACCTTGAGATTCAAGATTCTCTTTTGCATCCTCACTGTCTTTAACATCATCAGTAATCATCACTACGATTGCATGTTCGTCTCCTTCCATCAGAGTAATCATTGAACCATTGACTTCTTTAACTTCATATCCATCAGGAATAGTGAATGTATAGTCATCGATTGTGGTATCTTGAGCTACAACTATACCGACACTAGCAATGAATACTAATGCAACTAGAAGTAAAATCTTTTTGTTAATATCCATAAAAAACCTCCTTATTTTTAATTTATTATTGTCAAGAGTTATAAAGATTTTGATATATTCTGAATATTTTAACTTAAAATTAAAAAAAGTGTGAATAAAAATAAATTATATTTTTAAAAATGATGTGGCAAAACTGAAAAAATACCTAATTTTTCTTATTTTTAGAGTATTTCATTCTAATAACATTGAAAATAACTACAAGAATGAACAAAATAACTCTCCAATACCATGCCACAGGAGCAAAAAGCAGACAATATAGAAGAATCACACCTACAATCCCATGTGTAAGGAGATTTTTCCAATCTGTTAAATAACTTTTTAAAGCATCGATAATCTTCATTTAAACACGTCATTAGTTTTTACAGGATTAATTCACATTTTAACAAAAAAACAATAGATATTATTTCACAAGTTTATTTTTCAATCATTTTTCAGAAAAAACCTCAAATTTCGCATATTTAATTAAAGTATTATATTATCGCCATTATTAAAATAGCTTTCTTAAAAGCCACGACAAGCCAATAATGTGAAAACAATAGTGAAAAAGATATATATTATGTCCAACCTAAAATTACATATTGATTAGTTTTATCTCAAAAATCTAAACAAAATACGGGTTGATAAAATCATGCTAATGAATGAACAGACAAAGCTAGACAAAGACCACTATAGAATTTTTGGATTGAGCTGGGCAGGTTGGGTTTTTGATTTCTATGATCTGGTCCTGTTCACCTTTTTAATATCTCAACTTCAAGCCGACTTGAACTTCTCCGCCGAAATGCTTTCATTATGCCTGGGTATATCACTATTTGCAACAGGTTTGGGAGGAATTATTTTTGGAGCATTGGGCGACAAACACGGTCGTAAAAAAGTATTGCAATGGACAATAATCGTTTATTCGATAGGCACATTACTATCCGCATTTTCATGGTCATTTTATTCGCTCGTAATATTTAGATTCATTACCGGCCTGGGTGTCGGTGGAGAATGGGCTACTGGCCAGATCTATATCAGCGAAACATTCCCCGACAATTTAAGAGCCAAATTCGGAGCGTTCATGCAATCCGGAGCGCCTGTTGGAGTGATTTTAGCATCAATTGTGGGCGGCATAATAACTCCAATCGTCGGCTGGAGAATGACATTTCTAATTTCAATCCTTCCTGCACTCATGGTCATTTTCATAAGAAAACATCTTAAAGAGTCAGATGTCTGGATTCAAAATAGGGACCAATATGTAAACAAGAACATCTTTAAGGAGTTCAAGGAATTAGTCGCAAAAGAGCACAGGAAAATATTCCTCATATCATTAATATTATGCATATTCGGTATGTCCGCATACTGGTTTACGTATTCCTGGCTGCCAACCTATCTTGCAAAGGAAAGGGGCCTTGCCTTAATCGGATCCACATTCGGAATCATATTAATCCAATGCGGAGATTTTTTAGGATACACCACATTCGGTTTTGTAGCCGAGAAGCTTGGAAGACGTCCTGCATTTACAATCTACAGCTTCATCATGGCATTCAGCATATCAATGATAACCATCTGCTGGAACCAGATCAATGCAATCAACGATTTGATATTCGTATTCATGTTCCTAACAGGATTCGGAACAGGATTCTTCGGCGGATTCGGTGCATTGTTCTCTGAACTGTTCCCTACAAAAATACGAAATACCGGTGTTGGAACAGTATTCAACCTTGCACGGGGAGCACAATTCATCACCCCATCAATCATTACTCTTGTTGCCGCATACTTTGATTTAAGCTATGGAATAGCAATTGCAGCAATATTCGCTCTGCTGGTAGGTATTTGGATTTGGGTATTCCCAGAGACTAAAGGAACAAACATTAATGAACTGGATAAAGCCAATTAACTATTATAGAAGTCAACAATTCAAAAAAAATCTGTGATGAAAAAAATAAAATAAGTTTTTAAAACTTATTTTTCAAAATACTATAAAATTTATCCAATATCTTTTTGATGCGCCATGACTAAAAAAAATTATGCGAATCCAATTATAGGCCATTCCTAATACGTATTATATGCATCATATGCCGCATATAAACTATATATGATTGAAATAGCATTTCCAAATAAGCCTAATTTAACTATGTAGATTATAATTCCAATAATTAATGCAATTATAAACATTATAATCCCTTTTTTCTTATAACCATTAATGGCCTGACCTAGACCAGGGATAATGAATGAAAGAATTGCATTGACAAGTGCATCTGTGTTCATAACTTTACCTCCATTAATTATTTATCATCATTAATGATATTTAAAGTTTTAGGCATACCTAAATTTTTAGTAGATTAAAAATTATTTTTTTAATTAAAAAATTCCAATATCATATAGGCAGTCAAAATCGTGAAAAAATGTGGGATTTATGCCACATCCAATTAATTTTTAATAGTTATTACTGTACTGTTCAAACCAAGCACTCTTGAGTAATCAATCTTATCAGCAATCTTATTCAAAACACTGATATTGTCAAACTCCAACTTGTCATTTTCAACTACCGGATTGAAGTCAATTCCCGTGTCTTTTACAGAAATTAGAATATTATCCCCGTTATCCCTAACAATAACATCAATTGTTTCGACTTCATCGTTGGTGTTAATGATGTTTACAAGCATTTCTTCAATTGCCAGGCCCACTATTGTTGCTGATTTATTTCCTGACAGGTAATCCTGAACATCACGAGCCAAGTCTACAGCTTCCCGGATATCCCCTTTAATTGTATGCTCAAATACTTTTTCATCATCGTTATGCTTGTTAATAAAGAATCCTGAGTATTCACCATCTGTCTTTTTGTTAGTGTATCTTGAATAACCAACAATGACCAATATTGTAACCAACTCTGCAATTGCAAAAGAAATCCAAATTCCGTTTCCACCAATGGCAAAAGACAATATGGCTGCAAGTGAAATCGGCAATACAAATCCTTCAAGTAACGAAATAACTGTAGATATTTGATTTTTTTGAATTGCCTGAGCATAGAATGTGTATAAAAATGTAATAGCTGTTCCAACATAGCTTATCGCAAATATTCTTAAAGCATTCAATACAACAGGAACATCCGCAGGGTTTTTAACGCTATACAAGAATAACAAAGCTTGAGGATAGACAATGAACAAAATTGATAGCGCCAAACTTGATGCAACGACAATTTTTAAAGATCTTTTAATTATGTAATTTACTCCGGAATAGTCCTCCTCTTTAAAGTAAACAGACACAATAGGAGACATTGTCTGCGCCGTTCCAATCAGGAATATGTATAATATAAATAAACTGTTATAACAAATACCAAATGCAACAACCCCAGACTTTCCAACGTAAAGTCCTACTAAAAAGTTTATGACAAGCAACTTTAAAGTTAGGTATAATTGAGTTGATGCAGATGAAAATCCTGAAGTTACGATTTTCTTAAGGAAACTGAAGAAAGAATTAACTTTTAATTTTATAAATTCCAATGTGCGCTCCTTTTTAAGGAAGTAATATGAAATCAAGATAGAACCTACCAGATAACCTGTTGAAGTAGCTAGTGCTGCACCAGAAAGCCCCATATTGAAAAATTTAATATAAATAAAATCAAAGCAAATGTTAACGATATTAGCTATCAATATTGCCCTGAACGGCAATGTTGGAATACCATCTGCCCTTATGAAATAAGACAAGCTCATCATATAACATAAAAATGGCATACCAATAATCAAAGCAACGAAATATTTGGCAACATCTGAAACAAGCTCAGGTTGGGATGAACATAAAAATTGAGCGATGTTTCCTGAAAACAGCAATCCTACAGCCGTAATTAATAGCCCTATCGATATAAGTGAAATAATGGATACCGAAAAGTAAGTATTGCTTTTCTTATCATCGAATTCCGCCTTTGCAACGGAACAAAGTACACTGCCTCCCAATCCAATCATCCAGTAAAGAAGATTAACAAACGTGATTACTGGAGCTACAATTTGAATCGGAGCAAGATTACTTGCCCCTATTAAAAAACTCACAATTAAACCATCTACAAATAGACAGATATTACCTGCCATTGATGTAAATAATGTGGGGAGGAAAAATTCAGAGAATTTTGCCCTCAACAAATTATAATTTCTTTCATACATCTTTCATACCCCTAAACACTGAAGAAATCCAGATCATCCAAGAATTTAACAAAATTATAAATGTACTCCTCAGATACGAATGGCCATTTGATACCTAAGCGGTACAATGCCTGAATAGTGTAAGTATTGTCAACAGGCATCCATATCTTTTTAACCTTTCCAGAACCGATGGACGTAATTAAACCTGACACTCCTTCCTGTTTTGTTTTATCAGCAAGTGCTTCATCCAAAGCAGTTTCATAATCTTCTTCTTCAGCAGGCTCAATATCCAATCCCAAAGGTTTGATGATTTCAATAATATCTCCAAAGCAGACACTATGATGGTCATATGGATGGAACACTGTGCACTCTTTAGGTGTTTTTGAAAGGTTTATAATGGCCTTTGCAGTCATGTCAATTGGTGAAAATTCAACATTGCTCATCAACATTGAATAAGGCATTTTTCCGATTGTAATAAATGCTTTCAAACGATTGATGAATCCATTTGATTCAAAGTTGATTTGGAATTCGCTGTCTGAGCTTCTTGCCATCAAGTTTCCAACCCTCATGATTTTAACATCCAAATCATCATTGACGGCAGCTTCCAGGACTGCACGTTCAGCTAAGAATTTGGAACTGAGATATTGGTTGTCTACAGCCTGTCCAATGAATAGATCTTTCTCCGTGAATGGAACATCGACTGGAGGATAATTGTTTTTACTCTCACCTGCAATACTGTAGGTTGAAACTTGGACATATTTTGCATTTTTCATTTTTGCAAATTTAAGTCCGTTTACTACTCCTCCAAGGTTAATGTCTTCAATATCGGTTCCTGATGAGAAGTGTTTTACATTTGCTGCACAGTTAACTATTGTATCAATTTTTTCAGGAACCAGCTTTTCAAAGTCTTCAAAGTTAGTGATGTCCCCTTCAATAACATGCAATCTTTCGCCGAATAAGTCTTCATATTCATTGGAGAAGTAATAGAAGAGTAATGATTTCAATCTTTCTTCACCGCTGAGTACTTTGTTTGCCCTTATGAAACAGTAAACATCACCAGTTTCATTTTCCAAGATTTCGCGCAATACATGTATTCCTAAAAATCCAGTAGCTCCTGTCAATAATATATTGCCCAAACTATCTTGAATTTCACCATTGATTATTGTTTCAATGTCATTTTTAACAAGCAATTTGTTAATTTCAGAATAATCATATGTCAATTCTGATTTCTTCTCGACGGACTCATCAGATAAAATCAATTCCGCCAATGCCCTTGGAGTTGGATTTGAAAATACATCCCCATAATTTAGGTTATAATTGCGGTTTAACGCTTCCATAGTTATTTTAGTAACAAGCAATGAAGTTCCACCAATGTCAAAGAAACTATCTGTTACACTCACTTCATCAAGGCCTAAAATTTCTGCAAACAAGTTTGCAAAGAACGCTTCGACATCATTTTCAGGAGCAATATATTCTGTGATTAAAACTGGTTCAGGCAAGTTCTTCAAGTCTGTTTTACCATTCAATGTTTGAGGCATCTCATCAAGTTCCATATAAACAGTCGGAACCATATAATATACCAATTTCTCAGCTAATTTAGTTTTTAAATCATCAACATCGATTGAATATCCATTTTCTTCACGATTTTCATCCTTAAATTCATCATGAAGTGTGAAATAAGCACACAAATGGTCATTGCCTTTAATCTTTCGAACAACAACCGCTACAGATTTGATTCCAGGATATCTGGCAATTCCTGCTTCAATTTCACCTATTTCAATTCTTAGACCCCTGAGTTTGATCTGATTGTCCATTCTACCGAATACATAGAATTCACCGTCTTCAGTAACCTTAGCAAAGTCTCCAGACCTATAGAATCTAATTCCATTTATTTCATCATATGCTTCGGCATTTTTCTCAGGACGGTTCAGATATTCTCTTGAAACACCTCTTCCTGCAATATACAGCTCCCCAATAACATTTGGAGGCAAAGGATTGGAGTCAAAATCCATGATAAACTCATGAACATTGAAAAGTTCTTTTCCAATTGAAATATCAGAACTTTCAAGCAAAGCACCATTACAGTAAACAGTTGTTTCGGTTGGTCCGTACATATTAAAGATTTTACCGTTCGAATGCTCTGAAAGCAATTCATACAGTCTTTGTGGGAATGGTTCACCCGCAATCAAGTATGCTTTAAAGCCATACATTGTTTCCTGCATTGCTTCAATTTCAAGATATTGAAGTAAACGTGAAGGTGTGGCCACATAAACATTGGCGCCACTTCTGTGAATCAGGTCCATCATTTCAATAGGGTCCTTGTATTCAACATCATTGGCAAATACTATCGGAACACTGTTTAAA
The Methanobrevibacter sp. DNA segment above includes these coding regions:
- a CDS encoding TMEM175 family protein; the protein is MKTERFEALIDAILAIIITIIVLEIPLASNGSWQALFDIKYEFAIYAISFMICFNFWNFNNNIFSIVNKIDYKVIWTMGLTLFVFSLLPYLTTFVAENFYLFFPQFLYGLCFIITAVLSLLISKFLKDTDPANIALQLALDKHYAIYGTIICVAIGMIIGYFIYPPAVMICCLISILGVWCIPKIQCHLS
- a CDS encoding TMEM175 family protein; protein product: METNRFETFFDAIIAIVITVLVLKIPQPASPTLDAFLELQTMYVAYLISFLILYNLWYANHNLFQLVDTIDNTTLWIYGIMTFVISLIPYFTIWLANNVYSQAAETMFGVIFLVTHILNTLATRAVYRSNPYNKNLQKINHNSYYLNLPVILIVIGFILTYTVYRPGIYIACLGSIVLWIIIGRLIRRDNYED
- a CDS encoding MFS transporter; this translates as MLMNEQTKLDKDHYRIFGLSWAGWVFDFYDLVLFTFLISQLQADLNFSAEMLSLCLGISLFATGLGGIIFGALGDKHGRKKVLQWTIIVYSIGTLLSAFSWSFYSLVIFRFITGLGVGGEWATGQIYISETFPDNLRAKFGAFMQSGAPVGVILASIVGGIITPIVGWRMTFLISILPALMVIFIRKHLKESDVWIQNRDQYVNKNIFKEFKELVAKEHRKIFLISLILCIFGMSAYWFTYSWLPTYLAKERGLALIGSTFGIILIQCGDFLGYTTFGFVAEKLGRRPAFTIYSFIMAFSISMITICWNQINAINDLIFVFMFLTGFGTGFFGGFGALFSELFPTKIRNTGVGTVFNLARGAQFITPSIITLVAAYFDLSYGIAIAAIFALLVGIWIWVFPETKGTNINELDKAN
- a CDS encoding lactaldehyde dehydrogenase — encoded protein: MDMLIGGKHISSDDLLEVKNPYDGEVIDTVPIAHRQTADLAIAEANKAKDALVEMSAFKVSNKLFNVVEKLEERRGEFAELLTLEVGKPIIESLVEVDRSIETLRLSAEEAKRIYGESVPLDAGLNGKGFFAFTQKVPLGVVAAITPFNYPLNLTIHKIAPAIACKNTVIVKPPTEAPLTVIKFCELLNEEFPAGVVNVVTGYGSEIGDYLVCSEGIDKISFTGSVTTGMMISQKAGMKKVTLELGGNDPVIILNDADIDKAVKGIINGAFLNAGQVCMGVKRVIVEDAIADELAEKLVSETEKLVMGNPLDESTTLGTLISEKAAIHVQQTVNNAVHSGAKILTGGARDGAFYEATVIDDVTPDMDLVIRETFGPVAPIIRVNDLDEAIEVANDTEYGLQAGVFTNDYSSAMRFAQEIDAGTVFVNKQSTFRTDNMPFGGFKNSGVGKEGIKYAVDEMTKTKLIGLNLR
- a CDS encoding type II secretion system F family protein, yielding MVGEVALALTLSILNLPISVLILPFFSIPILFTYVIVQQEKRAQEIEKTAPDFLRQLSSMLQVGLSFENAMEDMSQYGEGPLYDELS
- a CDS encoding transglutaminase family protein, with amino-acid sequence MDKYLTETPSIDYMNPHIQEKVCELKNQSTDEADYIKRCYFFVKDEIPHSWDIGVNTVSRTASEALINKTGICWAKSCLLAALLRANGIPSGISYQLLTIAEDDSQGHIVHALNTVFNGDKWIRIDARGNTGDDDLEFSLDKDQLAFQVREEFGEIDFKDNNADLDERLVNTLAQTENLFEINIDFDF
- a CDS encoding class III signal peptide-containing protein, with translation MDDNGQASAEFILLFGGIMVVVLLAIYMYNNYISDLSGEISSKEVREFNNQLNNLEKYFK
- a CDS encoding type II secretion system F family protein, whose amino-acid sequence is MKFKIIDDLAIFLDNFIPENYLSKLQEFLLSGAIFTDASKVLAILIIFILVAEIVLALILTLLNLPVSVLILPLFVIPGLFTYVIVQQEKRAQEIEKTAPDFLRQLSSMLQVGLSFENAMDDMSQYGEGPLFDEMRRTIIEIRMGRNFDEAWTAMSKRLKSKELERIFGIILDGRKSGSSISNVLLDLSDDLRDLLAIKRERKSSVMMSVMFLLISAVIATPFAIGMVGVYSEFMQSYGMESEIILTAPLAGEIYLIIHSILVGFIISIIMYGDVKKGIKFSLPLAAAAFGIFYFISAFGGSLLMGGF
- a CDS encoding MATE family efflux transporter, with protein sequence MYERNYNLLRAKFSEFFLPTLFTSMAGNICLFVDGLIVSFLIGASNLAPIQIVAPVITFVNLLYWMIGLGGSVLCSVAKAEFDDKKSNTYFSVSIISLISIGLLITAVGLLFSGNIAQFLCSSQPELVSDVAKYFVALIIGMPFLCYMMSLSYFIRADGIPTLPFRAILIANIVNICFDFIYIKFFNMGLSGAALATSTGYLVGSILISYYFLKKERTLEFIKLKVNSFFSFLKKIVTSGFSSASTQLYLTLKLLVINFLVGLYVGKSGVVAFGICYNSLFILYIFLIGTAQTMSPIVSVYFKEEDYSGVNYIIKRSLKIVVASSLALSILFIVYPQALLFLYSVKNPADVPVVLNALRIFAISYVGTAITFLYTFYAQAIQKNQISTVISLLEGFVLPISLAAILSFAIGGNGIWISFAIAELVTILVIVGYSRYTNKKTDGEYSGFFINKHNDDEKVFEHTIKGDIREAVDLARDVQDYLSGNKSATIVGLAIEEMLVNIINTNDEVETIDVIVRDNGDNILISVKDTGIDFNPVVENDKLEFDNISVLNKIADKIDYSRVLGLNSTVITIKN